A DNA window from Aureibaculum sp. 2308TA14-22 contains the following coding sequences:
- a CDS encoding glycoside hydrolase family 20 zincin-like fold domain-containing protein has protein sequence MTNLQNLFCCLVFLTISSCQSSDEKLGDFKLLPSPQDFEIKGNSSLKYNDVKSCFAIDTELPVLDNLLAKITVSEKPEGATIIYAIDSTLSLADQGYKMTIAKKKIFINAKDKAGLFYGFKTLEQLLQDAKEQNVYLPECTIEDYPLLSYRSIHLDIKHHLEKTEYYYQLIDKLASYKVNGIIVELEDKLKYERQPEVASADALSIEEWQKLSDYAKERHIEISPLVQGLGHASFILKHDKYKHLRDDPTNDWAFNPLDPETYEVQFDLYLDAMEATPHGKYLHVGGDEVHTSGRNSGKSSLELQLMWLNKVSKFAEEHNRIPIFWDDMPLKIANVYQPMFNLELNQKEVDSIWAKNEHKLVEFLDLFPKNCIYMRWNYSKPQALGNAKAMEWFQKHDMEVLGATAGQTRWVLMPQEESNMDNIKSFALSSIDNNLRGLLLTLWDDDSPHFELYMRGIITFSEYTWAGEKRNNEELKSAYRHREFSHQVSDPEFAFIDSLELPVAFWKNALLNGNRRNYLMSSENAIDKDVIDLPDSNKKGEWSKRHKERLTKAEKMITLNDSIAEKIETLKSKANRNIYTLEVYEQVNKLTQYTSRLLIVLKEYDNATDKKEESDAINNLRKLKDDFKPLRNEFEMVYGKTRILTKPDDYILDQDHHVHLANQSISFDWQFYAEMLFLKKLDEELLNKVEKITD, from the coding sequence ATGACAAACCTGCAAAACCTTTTCTGTTGTTTAGTTTTCTTAACAATTTCCTCCTGTCAATCTTCAGACGAAAAATTAGGAGATTTTAAATTACTCCCATCACCTCAAGATTTTGAAATTAAAGGCAATAGCTCGTTAAAATATAATGATGTAAAATCTTGTTTTGCAATAGATACTGAACTCCCTGTATTGGACAATTTATTAGCAAAAATTACGGTTAGTGAAAAACCTGAAGGAGCAACTATTATTTATGCTATTGATAGTACACTCTCACTAGCCGACCAGGGTTATAAAATGACCATAGCCAAAAAGAAAATATTTATTAACGCCAAAGACAAAGCAGGTTTGTTTTATGGTTTTAAAACCTTAGAACAATTGCTTCAAGATGCTAAAGAACAAAATGTATATCTGCCCGAATGCACCATTGAGGACTACCCCTTACTCTCCTATCGTTCAATCCATTTGGACATAAAGCACCACTTAGAAAAAACAGAATATTATTACCAACTGATAGATAAATTGGCCAGTTATAAGGTAAACGGCATTATAGTAGAGCTAGAAGATAAATTAAAGTACGAACGGCAACCTGAGGTAGCTTCCGCTGATGCCTTGAGTATTGAAGAATGGCAAAAATTATCTGATTATGCCAAAGAACGCCATATCGAAATTAGTCCGTTGGTTCAAGGATTGGGGCATGCTTCATTTATTTTAAAACACGATAAGTACAAACATTTACGTGATGATCCAACAAATGATTGGGCCTTTAATCCACTAGACCCCGAAACTTACGAAGTTCAATTTGATCTATATCTCGATGCTATGGAAGCCACACCGCATGGAAAATATTTGCATGTTGGGGGTGACGAAGTACATACTTCGGGCAGGAATAGTGGTAAATCTTCGCTAGAATTACAATTGATGTGGCTCAACAAAGTTTCAAAGTTTGCCGAAGAGCATAATCGAATTCCTATTTTTTGGGACGATATGCCCTTAAAAATCGCCAATGTATATCAGCCAATGTTCAATCTAGAACTTAATCAAAAAGAAGTGGATAGTATCTGGGCAAAAAATGAGCATAAGCTTGTAGAATTTTTGGACCTTTTCCCTAAAAATTGTATTTATATGCGATGGAACTATAGCAAACCACAAGCGTTAGGTAATGCCAAAGCCATGGAATGGTTTCAAAAACATGACATGGAAGTTTTGGGAGCCACGGCCGGACAGACCAGATGGGTATTGATGCCGCAGGAAGAAAGTAATATGGATAACATCAAGTCTTTTGCCCTTTCGTCCATAGACAATAACCTTAGGGGGTTGTTATTGACCCTTTGGGATGATGACTCTCCGCATTTTGAATTGTACATGCGTGGTATTATTACATTTTCTGAATATACTTGGGCTGGTGAGAAAAGAAATAATGAGGAGCTAAAATCCGCTTACCGGCATAGGGAATTTTCGCATCAAGTTTCCGACCCTGAGTTTGCTTTTATAGACAGTTTAGAACTACCCGTTGCTTTTTGGAAAAATGCATTATTAAATGGAAATAGACGGAATTATTTAATGAGTAGCGAAAATGCAATTGATAAAGATGTTATCGATTTGCCAGACTCCAATAAAAAAGGAGAATGGAGCAAAAGACATAAGGAACGTTTGACAAAAGCTGAAAAAATGATCACTCTAAACGATTCTATTGCCGAAAAAATAGAAACCCTAAAATCAAAAGCCAACCGCAATATATATACGCTTGAAGTTTATGAACAGGTAAACAAACTGACACAATACACCTCAAGATTGCTTATTGTTTTAAAAGAATATGACAATGCAACGGACAAAAAAGAAGAATCAGATGCCATAAATAATTTGAGAAAATTAAAAGATGATTTTAAACCCTTGAGAAATGAATTTGAAATGGTTTATGGAAAAACACGTATTCTGACCAAACCAGATGATTACATTTTAGACCAAGACCACCATGTGCATTTGGCAAATCAGAGTATTTCATTTGACTGGCAATTTTATGCGGAGATGCTCTTTTTAAAGAAATTGGATGAAGAGTTGCTTAATAAAGTAGAAAAAATAACAGATTAA
- a CDS encoding DUF3810 domain-containing protein, whose product MKKLTQYQILSLLLPVQILLVKLISYFPNSVERYYSNGIYPLISKIFRFIFGWVPFSVGDIFYFLLGLFLLIGIVKWIKTKFRKTKQQLFKLGAYLSIFYFLFHILWGLNYYRNSLYTNLQLEQKPYTVEDLDTLTKKLIDNLKYTQNQLVENDSIAVLVPYSNNEILEKTKSVYANFAKSYPEYNYKTASLKKSLFSLPLSYMGFSGYLNPIFGEAQVNSKVPKVTLPAISCHEVAHQLGIGFENEANFIGFLAASKSNDYYFKYSAYIKALRFSIAGLYYMDEKLANEYIDRIPKGVLKNIKESEEFWMSYQNKLEPFFKIFYDGYLKANQQKEGMKSYSRMVDLLIAYDKKYGI is encoded by the coding sequence ATGAAGAAACTAACCCAATATCAAATACTTAGCCTATTATTACCTGTACAAATACTTTTAGTAAAGCTCATTTCCTATTTCCCAAATAGTGTAGAGCGTTATTATTCCAATGGTATTTATCCATTAATTTCCAAAATTTTTAGGTTCATTTTTGGTTGGGTTCCTTTTTCCGTTGGCGATATTTTTTATTTTTTGCTGGGATTATTTTTACTCATTGGAATTGTAAAGTGGATTAAAACCAAATTCAGGAAAACCAAACAACAACTTTTTAAATTAGGTGCTTACTTATCCATATTTTACTTTCTCTTTCATATACTTTGGGGGTTAAATTATTACCGAAACTCTTTGTACACAAACTTACAATTAGAGCAAAAACCATATACAGTTGAAGATTTAGATACCTTAACTAAAAAGTTAATTGACAATTTAAAATATACACAAAATCAATTGGTTGAAAATGATTCCATAGCTGTGTTAGTTCCATATTCTAACAATGAAATTTTAGAAAAAACGAAATCGGTATATGCCAATTTTGCTAAGAGTTATCCAGAATACAATTACAAAACCGCGTCGTTAAAAAAATCATTATTCAGTTTGCCATTGAGCTATATGGGATTTTCAGGATATTTGAATCCAATTTTTGGAGAAGCACAGGTAAATAGTAAAGTTCCAAAAGTTACTTTACCAGCAATAAGTTGCCATGAAGTTGCACACCAATTGGGAATAGGGTTTGAAAATGAAGCCAACTTTATAGGCTTTTTAGCCGCTTCAAAAAGTAATGATTACTATTTTAAATATTCCGCATATATAAAAGCACTTCGGTTTTCCATAGCAGGTTTGTATTATATGGATGAAAAACTAGCAAATGAATACATTGATAGAATTCCGAAAGGCGTGTTAAAAAACATCAAAGAATCAGAAGAATTTTGGATGTCTTACCAAAATAAATTAGAACCATTTTTTAAAATCTTTTACGATGGCTACTTGAAAGCAAATCAACAAAAAGAAGGTATGAAATCGTATAGCAGAATGGTTGATTTACTAATTGCCTACGACAAAAAATATGGAATATAG
- the dnaB gene encoding replicative DNA helicase, with amino-acid sequence MENLRPVSTKRPNKGTLINLEKGKLPPQAVDLEEAVLGAMMIDKKGVDDVIDILHADAFYKQAHQLIFDAMFRLFNESEPIDLLTVASQLKKDGQLESVGGDFYLVGLTQKVASSAHIEFHARIIIQKYIQRRLISISSEIIDEAYDETSDVFDLLDSAETKLFEVTQGNLKKSSEAAEGLVSQALKKIEEISNKEGMSGIASGFTKLDALTSGWQPSDLVILAARPGMGKTAFVMSMAKNVAIDFDTPVAIFSLEMSSVQLITRMISSETGISSGKLRKGDLQPHEWEQLNVKVKNLSKAPIFIDDTPSLSIFDLRAKARRLASQHGVKIIIIDYLQLMTAGSVNKGGGNREQEISTISRNLKALAKELSIPVIALSQLSRAVETRGGSKRPLLSDLRESGAIEQDADIVSFIYRPEYYGQTEWDDEERSPCEGQAEFIVAKHRNGGLENIRLKFTGHLAEFSDLEESFSSEFQSKMNDFITPQNPNDAFDNIPQNDDDGDVPF; translated from the coding sequence ATGGAAAATTTACGACCTGTAAGCACAAAAAGACCCAATAAGGGCACTCTAATTAACTTAGAAAAAGGCAAATTGCCACCACAAGCTGTTGATCTTGAAGAAGCTGTGTTGGGAGCAATGATGATTGATAAAAAAGGTGTTGATGATGTTATTGACATTTTGCATGCCGATGCATTCTATAAACAAGCACATCAGCTTATTTTTGATGCCATGTTTAGGTTGTTCAACGAATCTGAACCGATAGATTTATTGACCGTTGCCAGTCAATTAAAAAAGGACGGACAGCTTGAAAGTGTTGGCGGGGATTTTTATTTGGTAGGCCTAACACAAAAAGTAGCTTCTTCAGCTCATATTGAGTTCCATGCACGTATTATTATCCAAAAATATATTCAACGACGTTTAATAAGCATTTCTAGTGAGATTATTGATGAAGCGTATGACGAAACTTCTGATGTTTTTGATTTATTAGATTCTGCTGAGACCAAATTATTTGAAGTTACTCAAGGTAATTTGAAAAAAAGTTCAGAAGCTGCTGAAGGTTTAGTTTCACAAGCACTTAAAAAAATTGAAGAAATTTCCAATAAAGAGGGTATGAGTGGTATCGCATCTGGGTTTACCAAATTAGATGCGTTGACTTCTGGTTGGCAACCTTCGGATTTGGTAATTTTGGCCGCTAGACCAGGTATGGGTAAAACAGCATTTGTAATGTCCATGGCAAAAAATGTAGCCATAGATTTTGATACACCCGTAGCTATATTTTCGTTGGAAATGAGTTCCGTTCAATTAATTACAAGAATGATTTCGAGTGAAACAGGAATATCATCAGGTAAATTAAGAAAAGGCGATTTACAGCCTCATGAATGGGAACAACTGAACGTAAAAGTTAAAAATCTTTCTAAAGCACCTATATTTATTGACGATACGCCATCGTTATCTATTTTTGATTTACGTGCAAAAGCAAGACGTTTGGCTTCACAACATGGTGTTAAAATTATTATTATTGACTACTTACAATTAATGACCGCTGGTTCGGTAAACAAAGGTGGCGGAAATAGAGAGCAAGAAATTTCTACCATTTCTAGAAACTTAAAAGCACTGGCTAAAGAATTGAGCATACCAGTAATTGCTTTATCCCAATTGTCGCGTGCAGTAGAAACACGTGGAGGAAGTAAGCGTCCATTGTTATCTGACTTACGTGAATCTGGAGCTATTGAACAAGATGCGGATATAGTTTCGTTTATTTATAGACCCGAGTATTACGGGCAAACGGAATGGGATGACGAAGAACGTAGCCCATGTGAGGGACAAGCAGAATTTATTGTAGCCAAACACAGAAACGGTGGTTTAGAAAATATCCGATTAAAATTTACTGGGCATTTGGCAGAATTCTCTGATCTGGAAGAATCTTTTTCAAGTGAATTTCAATCTAAAATGAACGATTTTATAACACCACAAAATCCAAATGATGCTTTTGACAATATCCCTCAAAATGATGATGATGGGGATGTGCCGTTTTAG
- a CDS encoding asparagine synthetase B: MAFASFILIPMDDVSQENHLKAYGITYFSLQKGNDVKWLLNYKGGSFLLEDHQEFRNECKIRGVSYEVISDTEAMQILELIASPSQNMEAVTLEKAPKIAVYSPKDKMPWDDAVTMVLNYAEIPYDVVYDEEVLGDELIKYEWLHLHHEDFTGQYGKFYGSYRAAPWYIEGKAYAEKLATKLGYDKVSEQKLAVALGIRDFVIGGGFMFAMCSATDSFDIALAAEGVDIAEAMFDGDPSEPNYQDKIDFEKTFAFTDFRLVRSPTEYEFSSIDMTRKRYIQRTEDYFSLQEYSAKWDPVPTMLTQNHTLLVKGFMGQTTSYDRANVKSTVLVMGENKVNDEAKYIHGVKGKGMWTFYGGHDPEDYTHRVGDPKTELDLHPNSPGYRLILNNVLFPAAKKKKQKT; encoded by the coding sequence ATGGCTTTTGCTTCATTTATCTTAATACCTATGGATGATGTTAGTCAAGAAAATCACTTAAAGGCCTACGGTATTACCTATTTTTCCTTACAAAAAGGGAACGATGTAAAATGGTTATTGAATTACAAAGGTGGTTCGTTTTTGTTGGAAGATCATCAAGAGTTTAGGAATGAGTGTAAAATAAGAGGTGTTTCTTATGAGGTTATATCTGATACTGAAGCCATGCAAATATTGGAACTAATTGCAAGTCCCTCACAAAATATGGAAGCTGTAACGTTGGAAAAAGCACCTAAAATTGCGGTGTATTCACCTAAAGATAAAATGCCTTGGGATGATGCCGTAACAATGGTTTTGAATTATGCTGAAATTCCTTACGACGTTGTTTATGATGAAGAAGTATTAGGTGATGAATTGATTAAATACGAATGGTTGCATTTGCATCACGAAGATTTTACTGGGCAATATGGTAAATTCTATGGATCGTACCGTGCAGCTCCTTGGTATATAGAAGGTAAAGCTTATGCTGAAAAATTGGCCACAAAGTTAGGGTACGATAAAGTGTCTGAACAAAAATTAGCAGTAGCTTTAGGAATACGTGATTTTGTTATTGGTGGAGGTTTTATGTTTGCCATGTGTTCGGCAACCGATAGTTTTGATATTGCTCTAGCTGCTGAAGGTGTTGATATAGCTGAAGCTATGTTCGATGGTGACCCTTCAGAACCTAATTATCAAGATAAAATTGATTTTGAAAAAACCTTTGCTTTTACCGATTTTAGATTGGTGCGAAGCCCAACCGAATATGAATTTTCATCAATCGATATGACCCGAAAACGATATATTCAGCGTACCGAAGATTACTTTTCATTACAAGAATATTCCGCCAAATGGGATCCTGTTCCTACAATGCTTACGCAGAATCATACTTTATTGGTAAAAGGTTTTATGGGGCAAACTACAAGTTATGACCGAGCCAATGTAAAATCTACTGTGTTGGTTATGGGTGAAAACAAGGTAAATGACGAAGCCAAATACATTCATGGTGTAAAAGGTAAAGGCATGTGGACCTTCTATGGCGGTCATGACCCTGAAGATTATACGCATAGGGTAGGAGATCCTAAAACGGAATTAGATTTACACCCAAATTCTCCTGGATATCGACTGATTTTAAACAATGTATTGTTTCCTGCGGCTAAGAAAAAGAAGCAAAAGACTTGA